AAACGAAAAAAGAAAAAATCCTTTATATGAATAAAATAGGTGTAGTAGGAGCCGGAGCCATGGGCACGGGAATAGCACAGGTAGCAGCAAGTGCAGGCTATGAAGTCATCATTTTTGATAGCAATGTTGATTCAATTCGAAAGTCCAATGTTTCACTTGAAAATACGATTGCAAAATTATTGGAAAAACAAAAACTGACTCCTACAGAAGCAGTAGAAATAAGAGGACGTATCTATTATGTGGATCAGTTGTCTTCCTTAAAAGATTGTCATCTGATCATTGAAGCCATATTGGAAAATATGGAAATAAAACAAAAACTCTTTCAGGAACTGGAACAAATAGTACAACCCAATACAATTTTGGCAAGTAATACATCTTCGCTCTCCCTTACATCAATCGCTTCTGCATTACAATATCCTGAAAGATTTCTTGGTATCCATTTTTTCAATCCTGCTCCGTTAATGAAACTTGTGGAAATCATTCCTGCAAGCCAAACGAACTACGAAATTATAGTGGAAGCAAGAAAAATGATAGATACTTTTGGGAAAACGACGGTAATAGCAAAGGATACTCCGGGTTTTATAGTCAACAAAGTAGCCAGACCCTTTTACAGTGAATCCATCAGAATACTTGAAGAGGGGATTGCAGATTATAAATCAATAGATAATATTTTAAAGACAAAAGGTGGATTCAGGATGGGGCCATTTGAATTAATGGATTTTATAGGTCACGATGTAAATTTTAAGGTAACAAAATCTGTGTGGGAAGGATTCTTTCATGAACCAAGATATCAACCATCACTTACGCAGCAAAGACTAGTCGATGCGGGCTACCTTGGCAGAAAAAGTGGGAAAGGTTTTTATGATTATAAAAACGCTGAACAAGCGACAAATAGTCCCACACCAATTATTGAGCAGAATGCTGAAAAGATTTTCCAGAGGATTTTGGCGATGTTAGTAAATGAAGCAGCTGATACTGTTTACAAGGGGATTTGTTTGGAATCAGATGTGGAACTGGCAGTCACATTGGGTGTCAATTATCCGAAGGGATTATTGGCATGGGGTACAGAAACAGGTATAGACAAAATAATAGGTACATTGGATGGATTATTTGAATTTTACCACGAAGAACGCTACAGAGTGAGTCCGTATCTCAGAAAAATGAAGTAGCGGTATAAATAATTTAGTTTTTTGAAATATTTTTCCGTTAAAAACTGTTCTACGAAAAAAAACGAATTATGAGTTTTAAAGGATTTCTATTTATTATCGTATTATTGGCTGTGAGCTTTTTTGTCGGAAAATATCTTCCCCTTTCAAAGGATTCTGAGAATACTGAAAATTCAGCCGAAACACCGGAAAATAATTCTGACAATACTACTAATAGTGATAATAATGACCGCATTGAAAGAGAAATTGCTCCGATTAAATACCTGACAAGTTCTGAAGACGCAACTATCAGATTATTTGAAGAAGCTGCTCCTTCAGTTTGTTTCATTACCACATCCACTTTGCAGCAGGATTACTGGAACAGAAATGTTACAGAAATACCATCAGGAAGCGGATCTGGATTCATTTGGGATAAACAGGGCCATGTAATAACAAATTTTCATGTGATTCAAAATGCAGCCAAAGTTACTGTCACCTTATCAGACCGGACAACGTGGGATGCGGAAGTTGTTGGAACTGAACCCGGAAAAGATCTGGCTGTGTTAAAGATAAAGACATCCGCAGACAAGCTGACTCCCATCTTAGTGGGTCAGTCGTCAACACTCAAAGTCGGGCAATCTGTGTTTGCAATCGGAAATCCATTCGGGCTGGACCAATCTTTGACAACTGGTGTAATCAGTGCGTTGGGAAGAGAGATCAGATCCATATCCGGAAGACCAATCCGTGATGTGATTCAGACCGATGCTGCTATAAATCCGGGCAACTCCGGCGGACCATTATTGGATAGTTCCGGAAGACTTATCGGGGTTAATACGATGATTTACAGTCCATCGGGCGCATCTGCAGGGATAGGATTTTCCATTCCGGTGGATGAGGTAAATTGGGTAGTTTCAGATCTTATTAAATATGGCGTCGTAAAAAGACCTGTATTGGGCGTAGAATTACTTCATCCAAGTTATGCGCAAAACTGGGGTATTGACGGAGCTATGATTATGGCGTTATCTCCGGGTGGTGCAGCAGAAAAAGCAGGATTAAAGCCTACTCAAAGAAGGAATAATGGTGAAATTATTTTTGGAGATATCATTATCAAAGTGAATGACAAACCTGTAAAAGATAATAATGACTTAATTTTAGCTTTAGAAAAAATGAACCCCGGTGACAAGGTAAACCTTAGAATCATCAGAGACGAGAAAGAAAAAGATCTGGTTGTACAGTTAGGTTCGCCAAATTGAGTTCAGAATTAATAAAAGATACATCCAAAATCCGATATGAAGGTAGCAAAATGGACAAGTAAATCTGTTTAAATTCTATTTTGTTTTGACCCATTTAAAAATATAATTGGAATCAGATGATTGTAACAAAATATTGTACACCCCACTATTCAAATAAAGTTTAGGGTCAAAGTCATAATATAGTTGATCGGGCAAAGCGGCTGAAAAGATTTTTTGTCCCATCGCATTCCAGAGACTTAATTGATCACCCTTTTTGTATCCACTTATCTGAAAACCGTGCACAGAAGGGTTGGGAAATATTCTAATGGTTTGTGCATTCTGTTCATTTGTGCCTGATAATATAAACTCTATACACTCAGAACGAACGGTACAAAACTGGTCATTAAATTCCACAAAATAATATCCACTTTTAACCGGAATAAAAATATTTGATAAACCTTCCGTAAGGATTTCATTACTATTGCAGTCGTACCATTTATACCAATTCGCCAAGTTTGGAGTCATTATAAAATTTTGCGTTACGCTATACTCCACATCAGAACATGGCAATAAATCGACAACTGTATTTATTGTTTGATTTGTTCTGATCGGCTCATTACCGTCGAAATAAATATCTGCAAAATTAAAAATCCTGCTTTCATTGGGAATGTCCTTAAAAAAATCTATTCTAAAAGTGATAAATCCCTGACTTTCTGTTTCGTTGGTAGTGCTGTCCGGTAAATAGATATTATTAAAAACTGCCCATAGCGTATCTCCGGTCATTCTTAATTCAGTATCATGACTTGATGCCAATAATAAAAGCGAACTCTTATCAATTTGCGGATCCAGTATATCGCGGATTGTAACGTGATATGCCGTATCATTTCCGGTATTCTGAAATCGGATGGTATAAATCAAAGACTCATCCCGCAAAGTAAAATTTTCATCCCCATACCTGTCAGGAAAAGTCAGCTTATCATTTGGGTCATAGCTGCATCTTATGATATCAGCATACTTATTTTGAGACAGCGTATCCCCTGCATCTGTTACCATATAAATTCTAAATCTTAGAGAATCAGTATTCTGATTACCGATCGGTATTCTTACTTTGCTATTAATATAAAAAGTTTCTCCTGATTGCAGATTTGTAAAATTCCACCAGGCTTTGTTATTGATTCTTTGATCAGGTGGAGGGATAAAATTCAGTAAACCAACTCTTGTATCATAACTCATGGAAATTTGCCCATTTATCCGTTCACTGGAAGTATTTAATGCATAAGAAATCAGATCTATTTCCCGCTCACATCTCAGAAAATTAGATATTATATGCGCTGTACCTGTTGGTGGTACTTTAAATGGTAAAAAACCGACTGAATCAGCAGTTACTAAATCAAGGTGTGAAATAGTTTTTGTAATCGTATTCTCAGCCCACGACCCGTAATTCATTCTATAAGTGACTGTATAGGTACCTGTGTCAATAAATACTTTAGCATTTCCGGATTGAAAAGTATAATAAGTGGTATTTAATTCGTCTATGGTGATGGCACAATTGACTAAGCCGGATTCAGGCCCACCATCATATTTTCCATTTTGGTTTTCATCTGAGTACACAAAAAATCTAACAATAGGAGCTGGTTCGAATGTGTCACAAGATACCTTCCAGTCGGGACCAATTTGGGCATAATCACGTTTGCATTCCGCAGCAGGATCATTCCAGCATCCTGTGACACCGTCTGATGTCGTATGAAAATTAATTCTCAAATTTCTGCCTTCTGATGCCTGCTGCGCATTTTCAAATGTTCTAACCTTTAAATCCATACATATATTAATGTTAGTCACGACCGACCCTATACCATATCGGGTGTGAGGAGCACATGTATTTTCACATCCGGCGCCACCATTTGTATTCCAAAACCACCCAGAAGGGAGGAAAGAATCCGCAGGTAAAGGTCCGTTACAAGGACAAGGTTCACATTGCGTATTGCACAATTTTAATAAACCTGTCAAAGGATCCGTATATGTACATAAAAACGGTAGAATTTCATTTGACTTAGCACGACAGTTGATATCATTCTGATCTATCCATTCTGCACCAGCGGGAAATGCCTGTACAGATGCCGGATTAAAATAATTCATATCCCATCCGGATCCAAAACTCGGAAATAATGCGTGAAACCAGTCAACACCAGTTTCACTTGCATCATATAAAAAAGAAAAACAAAATCTAACTTCTTCTCCCTGACAAAATTCCGGGTCATCCAATTCTTTGCCGGAACTTCTGCTCACAACAGACCATTCAGCAGCCGGTTCACAACCTGCATTTCCGATACATGAAAAACAATCCGCTGTTGTCCAAATTTCCACATTAAAATCAGGAATGTCTGCAATTTTATCGGCACCTATCGCCATATAATAAGTACTTACGCCCGGTACTCTCTTTACTGTGTGTATAAATTTGTTTTTATCGCTGTTGCTGCATGGTCGTATGCCATCCGGCGCTGTTTCTAACCAATCCGGATTTTCGCATTCAACATCTGCATGTATAGACCAGACAGGTGTCCAATTGCCAATTGTATATACTTTAGTTTGAATCCAAACAGCA
The genomic region above belongs to Saprospiraceae bacterium and contains:
- a CDS encoding 3-hydroxybutyryl-CoA dehydrogenase: MNKIGVVGAGAMGTGIAQVAASAGYEVIIFDSNVDSIRKSNVSLENTIAKLLEKQKLTPTEAVEIRGRIYYVDQLSSLKDCHLIIEAILENMEIKQKLFQELEQIVQPNTILASNTSSLSLTSIASALQYPERFLGIHFFNPAPLMKLVEIIPASQTNYEIIVEARKMIDTFGKTTVIAKDTPGFIVNKVARPFYSESIRILEEGIADYKSIDNILKTKGGFRMGPFELMDFIGHDVNFKVTKSVWEGFFHEPRYQPSLTQQRLVDAGYLGRKSGKGFYDYKNAEQATNSPTPIIEQNAEKIFQRILAMLVNEAADTVYKGICLESDVELAVTLGVNYPKGLLAWGTETGIDKIIGTLDGLFEFYHEERYRVSPYLRKMK
- a CDS encoding trypsin-like peptidase domain-containing protein, translating into MSFKGFLFIIVLLAVSFFVGKYLPLSKDSENTENSAETPENNSDNTTNSDNNDRIEREIAPIKYLTSSEDATIRLFEEAAPSVCFITTSTLQQDYWNRNVTEIPSGSGSGFIWDKQGHVITNFHVIQNAAKVTVTLSDRTTWDAEVVGTEPGKDLAVLKIKTSADKLTPILVGQSSTLKVGQSVFAIGNPFGLDQSLTTGVISALGREIRSISGRPIRDVIQTDAAINPGNSGGPLLDSSGRLIGVNTMIYSPSGASAGIGFSIPVDEVNWVVSDLIKYGVVKRPVLGVELLHPSYAQNWGIDGAMIMALSPGGAAEKAGLKPTQRRNNGEIIFGDIIIKVNDKPVKDNNDLILALEKMNPGDKVNLRIIRDEKEKDLVVQLGSPN
- a CDS encoding T9SS type A sorting domain-containing protein; this encodes MKKIDSKHFRILAISLFYIFFCGNFVTAQYSCESPLVIPDGSIKTNVICDLSYPVVVSSDLTKGVDNLNLLPCPTAGPKVVWIKFAIDPAAVWIQTKVYTIGNWTPVWSIHADVECENPDWLETAPDGIRPCSNSDKNKFIHTVKRVPGVSTYYMAIGADKIADIPDFNVEIWTTADCFSCIGNAGCEPAAEWSVVSRSSGKELDDPEFCQGEEVRFCFSFLYDASETGVDWFHALFPSFGSGWDMNYFNPASVQAFPAGAEWIDQNDINCRAKSNEILPFLCTYTDPLTGLLKLCNTQCEPCPCNGPLPADSFLPSGWFWNTNGGAGCENTCAPHTRYGIGSVVTNINICMDLKVRTFENAQQASEGRNLRINFHTTSDGVTGCWNDPAAECKRDYAQIGPDWKVSCDTFEPAPIVRFFVYSDENQNGKYDGGPESGLVNCAITIDELNTTYYTFQSGNAKVFIDTGTYTVTYRMNYGSWAENTITKTISHLDLVTADSVGFLPFKVPPTGTAHIISNFLRCEREIDLISYALNTSSERINGQISMSYDTRVGLLNFIPPPDQRINNKAWWNFTNLQSGETFYINSKVRIPIGNQNTDSLRFRIYMVTDAGDTLSQNKYADIIRCSYDPNDKLTFPDRYGDENFTLRDESLIYTIRFQNTGNDTAYHVTIRDILDPQIDKSSLLLLASSHDTELRMTGDTLWAVFNNIYLPDSTTNETESQGFITFRIDFFKDIPNESRIFNFADIYFDGNEPIRTNQTINTVVDLLPCSDVEYSVTQNFIMTPNLANWYKWYDCNSNEILTEGLSNIFIPVKSGYYFVEFNDQFCTVRSECIEFILSGTNEQNAQTIRIFPNPSVHGFQISGYKKGDQLSLWNAMGQKIFSAALPDQLYYDFDPKLYLNSGVYNILLQSSDSNYIFKWVKTK